The Paenibacillus thermoaerophilus region CAAAAAGGAGGGGTTACCATGAGCGCCGCGGCATTGCTGCATATCGGCCATTTAAACAAGACGTTCGAAACGAACAAGGGACAGGTACACGCTTTGCAGGATATCAACCTGGACATCCATGAGGGCGAGTTTATCACGGTGATCGGCCCCAGCGGCTGCGGCAAAAGCACGCTGCTGAAAATAATCGCCGGCCTGGACGTCGACCATGACGGCGAGGTGAAGCTGGGCGGGGAAGAGGTGGTCGGTCCGGGCATCGACAAAGGGTTTATTTTTCAGGAGCCGCTACTGTTCCCGTGGCTGACGGTGGAGCGCAACATAGCCGCCGATCTGTCGCTGCGGGACCCGGCGATCCGCCGGCGGGTCGACGAGCTGATCGGGCTGGTTCGCCTGGCGGGCTTCGAGAAGGCGTTTCCCCGCGAGCTGTCCGGCGGCATGGCGCAGCGGGTGGCGATCGCCCGGGCGCTGCTGCGCAATCCGAAGGTGCTGCTGCTGGACGAACCCTTCGGGGCGTTGGATGCGTTCACGCGCAGCCACATGCAAGAGGTGCTTCTGGACATCTGGCAGAAAAACCGCACAACGATGA contains the following coding sequences:
- a CDS encoding ABC transporter ATP-binding protein; its protein translation is MSAAALLHIGHLNKTFETNKGQVHALQDINLDIHEGEFITVIGPSGCGKSTLLKIIAGLDVDHDGEVKLGGEEVVGPGIDKGFIFQEPLLFPWLTVERNIAADLSLRDPAIRRRVDELIGLVRLAGFEKAFPRELSGGMAQRVAIARALLRNPKVLLLDEPFGALDAFTRSHMQEVLLDIWQKNRTTMIFVTHDIDEAIYLGNRVVILKPRPGAVRNVIPVDLPFPRKKSSVSFQELRHKVLSEFEKIDELELIDSSGI